The Lacticaseibacillus rhamnosus DNA window TTTTAGCTCGAACCGGGGACAGCCCCGAATTCGTTCCACAACACTTTGCGCAGTTGATTGACTTGTTTGTCACGCCGGATCATCGTCATCACGGCCTAGCCAAAACCCTCATGACAGCGGTCGAGGCATTCGCTGCCAGTCATCAAGCCTCTTTTATTCAACTGAACGTCCTCAGCGGTAATCAAACCGCACGAGAAGTCTATGCCCGCGCCGGGTTTCAGCCAGTCAATTTAATCCTGCAAAAGCCGCTCAATTAGTTATTTCGTGTTGCCTGCAGTCGTAATTTGCCACGGCAGACACCGCACGCGTACCGGTTGACATTAATCCGTCGGCGCCGAACAAATTGCCGGCCACACCTTGTACATTGATAAACATAGTGTCGGCCGTTCATCGGCAATGACGGAGCAAAACGCGAGCCGCCAACTGCTGCCAGTAACTGTTTGAAGTCATGATCGCGATGTTGATAGCCGCGATGCTGGGCGAACAAATGGTAGTGCACCAATTCATGCTTGATGATGCCATCCGTGACATCAGATGGATAAAGCGCAAAAATTTTGGGGTTAAAATCCAGATTCATCGTCGCAGGATAAAACCGGCCGCCAGTAGTTCGCAATCGCGCATTAAACACGGCTTGGTGGTTGAACGGTTGGTGAAATGCGCTCATAGAAATGGCTTCCACACGTGCTTGTAATTCTTGGTTTGTCATTGTCTCATCGTTACCTCCGAGCCAATAGTGTACATCAGCACGTCACCAATTGCACCATTTGTATCAGGCTACTTTGCGAGACTATCCGATACCTGTTGAGTATGTTCATCTCACTATTCATCAGACTACAAAAAGGAACGGTTCAGACGTCCACCTGAACCGTTCCTTTTTTCTAACCATGAAACTTGCGCATTGACCAAGCAAATGAGCCATCACAAGCAAATTTGCCTACCTTTTTCACACTCGCTTAATTGAAAAAGGCTAAGACATCGGCACGCTTCAATGCTGCTTTTCGTTTTTGATCGAAGTCTGCCACAATCTGGCCGGCATCTAGCACAATGAGCCGGTTGCCATAGCGTAACGCGTCTTCAACTTGATGGGTGATCATCAGACAGGTTAACTGTTGCTCCGAAACGATCGCGTTCGTTAACGCCATAATTGCCTGACTGGTGTGGGGATCTAAGGCTGCTGTGTGTTCATCAAGCAACAGTAAATCCGGTTTGCGCATGGTGGCCATTAACAAGCTCAAGGCCTGCCGTTGTCCACCTGAAAGCTGCTCCGTTGGCTTATCAAGCGCCTCAGCCAGACCATTACCGGTTTTTGCGGCCAAAGCCTTTA harbors:
- a CDS encoding SprT family protein codes for the protein MTNQELQARVEAISMSAFHQPFNHQAVFNARLRTTGGRFYPATMNLDFNPKIFALYPSDVTDGIIKHELVHYHLFAQHRGYQHRDHDFKQLLAAVGGSRFAPSLPMNGRHYVYQCTRCGRQFVRRRRINVNRYACGVCRGKLRLQATRNN
- a CDS encoding GNAT family N-acetyltransferase — its product is MLREAQFVDLPAIVHLYQQLTQEMAALAPDTYRPLTTDNRQYFADYLQNDLARLFVTESQGTLTGFALVVLARTGDSPEFVPQHFAQLIDLFVTPDHRHHGLAKTLMTAVEAFAASHQASFIQLNVLSGNQTAREVYARAGFQPVNLILQKPLN